One Numenius arquata chromosome 9, bNumArq3.hap1.1, whole genome shotgun sequence DNA window includes the following coding sequences:
- the ATRAID gene encoding all-trans retinoic acid-induced differentiation factor: MGGFVLLLLLAGPGAAGGAAVCGLCPGPPRNGSMVARFCASRAGTESEGRCCRERGAHPERLLGLDLSNCSLHSLPPGLAEATTAIVLDLTENPLTALPDGSFLGFTLLQRLAVPLALECPGGSSAWEEVTTSGSSHLCQGQRNPCNSSGELAWPCPENAACAPDGPGLIQCLCNSPFHGYKCLREGTFPVLLFCGVLGAVTLSLSLLLWGTQRRKAKTP, translated from the exons ATGGGCGGcttcgtgctgctgctgctgctggcggggcccggggccgccGGTGGGGCCGCG GTGTGCGGGCTCTGTCCGGGGCCGCCGCGGAACGGCTCCATGGTGGCCCGGTTCTGTGCGTCCCGGGCCGGTACCGAGAGCGAGGGGCGCTGCTGCCGGGAACGGGGAGCCCACCCGGAGCGTCTGCTGGG GTTGGACCTGAGCAACTGCTCCCTGCACAGCCTCCCCCCGGGGCTGGCCGAGGCCACCACCGCCATCGTCCT GGACCTGACGGAGAACCCCCTGACAGCCCTCCCCGACGGCTCCTTCCTGGGCTTCACCCTCCTGCAGCGGCT CGCGGTGCCGCTGGCACTGGAGTGCCCGGGCGGGAGCAGCGCCTGGGAGGAGGTGACGACGAGCGGGAGCAGCCACCTCTGCCAGGGCCAGAGGAACCCCTGCAACAGCTCCGGGGAGCTCG CCTGGCCGTGCCCTGAGAATGCCGCCTGTGCCCCGGATGGCCCCGGACTCATCCAGTGCCTCTGCAACAGCCCCTTCCATGGCTACAAGTGCCTGCGTGAG GGCACCTTCCCCGTGCTGCTCTTCTGCGGGGTCCTGGGAGCCgtcaccctgtccctgtccctcctgctCTGGGGCACCCAGCGCCGGAAAGCCAAGACCCCCTGA